CGGCGCGCAGCAGGTCTCGGTATTCGGCGAGCATCGAGAGGATGCTCGACTCGTCGAACTCGAGACTGTTGAACTTCACCACGCCCAGCATCTCGCCGGCCGGGTCCAGGTCGAAGTCCCACAGACTGCCGCTCGGAATCTCGGAGGTGTCGGTGTCCGAGATCAGCCGCCGGCGTAGGCCGGAGTAGCGGAGGTCACCGACAAGCTCCTCGTCCAGCGTCTGCGGGTAGTGGTTGACCTCGAACGTTATGACGACGCCGTGCGGATCCCCGTACGGGCTCATCAGATCGGGTGCGGCTTGGGCCAGTACCTCACGGAACGGCAGTTCGTAGGACATGGCCTCGAACAACGTGGCACGGGTCTTGCTAACCAGGTCGCGGAAGGTCACGCAGCCGGACACGTCGACCCGGATCGGAACGAGGTTGAAGAACAGCCCGACGGTCTCGTGGAACTCCGGCGCCGCACGGCCGGACATGAACGTCGTGGCCAGGATGTCGCGCACACCCGTCCGCCGGTGCAGGAACAGCAGGTAGCACGCGTAAAGGACCATGAACGACGAGCAGCGCATCGATTTCGCCAGCGCGTTCGTGGCGGTGAAGAGCTCCTTGTCGAACGCGAACCGATGCACCGCGTAGCTCGGTCGGGTGTCCGGCCGCCGGACCCGATCGGTGGGGACGGTGACGAACTTAGCGCCGTCGAGCTTGGCCTTCCAGTACTCGCGGGCGGCGACCGCGGACTTGTCGCCCAGCGCCCGCTGCTCCCAGCTCGCGTGCTCGCCGTACTGGCGCATCGCCGGCAGGGTAGGCTCGGCGAAGCCCCGGCGATTCGCGTAGCAGATAGCGATGTCGCGGAGCACCACGTGAATGGACCAGGCGTCGCTGACCGTGTGGTGGGTGACGAGCACGAGCACGGCGTCATCGGCACCGAATCGCCCCAGCGAGGCGCGCAGCAACGGCATGCGCGTGATGTCGCACCTGCTGTCGCCCTCGACCTCGTTGAGGAACTCGTGCGCGCGACGCTCCCGGTCCGCCGCGTCCCCCGCCGGGGTGAGCTCGCTGACCGTGAGGTCCACGGGGCTCGGCGGGTGGACCCGGCCGTAGGGCTCGCCCTCGTCCCGGACGATGAGGGTGCGCAGACCCTCGTGCCGCGCTGCGACGTCGTCCAACGCCGCCTGCAG
The nucleotide sequence above comes from Plantactinospora soyae. Encoded proteins:
- a CDS encoding condensation domain-containing protein; the protein is MPPADERNRSPMTIETERPRTGAATGRRDLSASQAFMCAFDQGDDTFGAFGPRNIVTAGWRLRGELDLTTLQAALDDVAARHEGLRTLIVRDEGEPYGRVHPPSPVDLTVSELTPAGDAADRERRAHEFLNEVEGDSRCDITRMPLLRASLGRFGADDAVLVLVTHHTVSDAWSIHVVLRDIAICYANRRGFAEPTLPAMRQYGEHASWEQRALGDKSAVAAREYWKAKLDGAKFVTVPTDRVRRPDTRPSYAVHRFAFDKELFTATNALAKSMRCSSFMVLYACYLLFLHRRTGVRDILATTFMSGRAAPEFHETVGLFFNLVPIRVDVSGCVTFRDLVSKTRATLFEAMSYELPFREVLAQAAPDLMSPYGDPHGVVITFEVNHYPQTLDEELVGDLRYSGLRRRLISDTDTSEIPSGSLWDFDLDPAGEMLGVVKFNSLEFDESSILSMLAEYRDLLRAGLASPDSELFGSGTGAVSPAT